One genomic window of Salvelinus namaycush isolate Seneca chromosome 22, SaNama_1.0, whole genome shotgun sequence includes the following:
- the mgmt gene encoding methylated-DNA--protein-cysteine methyltransferase, whose protein sequence is MEQGNDMKSPSQCRQRTISLQSPLGKIQISGCENGVHTIQILMDVPPAERSGDASLSCVVTVSNGQEEMGPELQHCVEWLRAYFSEPWTVGRLPLPVFHHPTLHGDAFTSRVLQTLVRDVKVGETVSYKRLAEMAGNPRAVRAVGGAMRRNPVPLLIPCHRVISSSGQSGMYMGGKGNHLKQWLLTHEKVKEED, encoded by the exons ATGGAGCAG GGCAATGACATGAAGAGTCCGAGTCAGTGCAGACAGAGGACCATCTCGTTGCAAAGTCCCCTGGGAAAGATCCAAATCAGCGGATGTGAAAATGGTGTGCACACCATCCAGATCCTAATGGATGTTCCACCTGCAGAAAG GAGTGGTGATGCCTCCCTAAGCTGTGTGGTCACTGTTAGCAATGGCCAAGAGGAAATGGGCCCAGAGTTGCAGCACTGCGTGGAATGGCTTCGGGCCTACTTCAGCGAGCCGTGGACCGTGGGGAGGCTCCCACTCCCAGTCTTTCACCATCCCACCCTGCATGGAG ATGCCTTCACCAGCCGGGTTCTGCAGACTCTTGTGCGGGACGTGAAGGTGGGAGAGACGGTGTCGTATAAGCGGCTGGCTGAGATGGCAGGAAACCCCAGGGCCGTGAGAGCTGTGGGAGGGGCCATGAGGAGGAACCCG GTGCCTCTTCTCATCCCCTGCCACCGCGTCATCTCCAGCAGTGGTCAGAGTGGGATGTACATGGGCGGCAAAGGTAACCATCTCAAACAATGGCTGCTCACCCACGAGAAGGTCAAAGAGGAAGACTGA